One segment of Cellulosilyticum sp. I15G10I2 DNA contains the following:
- a CDS encoding EAL and HDOD domain-containing protein, translating into MDVYVARQPIFDRRMNVYGYELLYRRSMNNFYEGADGSQATAETINNAFFVMHFDELTSGTRAFINFSEELLEMEIPCLLPKEIIVIEILENIKITEKIINLCRKFKSQGYMLALDDFVFSEEYIPLIEMADIIKVEFSVVNQLEQHRLINKYKDKVKFLAEKIETRAEYEIARKMGYDYFQGYFFSKPVIIKGKEIVSLNINLIRIIKQLNQNEPDYQKITEIIERDLGLSYKLLRVANSVLLGSMHKVYSIKQALVRLGTIEIMKWIYLMMLKEIQTVENKELIRTSLVRGKLMEYLAFELDMKHRHLEFFMTGVFSSVDVLVNQDMEEIVKALPLTTEVAEALVGDRNKLREILDGVIDYEMFNWSETEGEESFLGITRERFMRAYLEALKWVMELDY; encoded by the coding sequence GTGGATGTTTATGTAGCGCGCCAACCAATATTTGATCGTAGAATGAATGTATATGGATATGAGCTGCTCTATCGCAGAAGTATGAATAACTTTTATGAGGGAGCAGATGGTAGTCAAGCAACAGCTGAAACAATTAATAATGCATTTTTTGTAATGCACTTTGATGAATTAACTAGTGGGACAAGGGCTTTCATAAATTTCTCAGAGGAACTCCTTGAAATGGAAATTCCTTGTTTATTGCCTAAAGAAATAATTGTTATAGAAATTTTAGAAAACATAAAGATTACAGAAAAAATTATTAACTTATGTAGAAAGTTTAAGAGTCAAGGCTATATGTTAGCATTAGATGATTTTGTTTTTAGTGAGGAGTATATACCACTTATTGAAATGGCAGACATTATTAAAGTGGAATTTTCTGTTGTAAATCAATTGGAACAACATCGACTGATTAATAAGTATAAAGATAAAGTTAAGTTTTTAGCTGAAAAAATAGAAACACGAGCTGAGTATGAAATAGCCCGAAAGATGGGATATGATTATTTCCAAGGTTATTTTTTTAGTAAACCCGTTATTATAAAAGGGAAGGAAATAGTAAGTTTAAATATAAATCTCATAAGAATTATTAAGCAGTTAAATCAAAATGAACCAGACTATCAAAAGATAACTGAAATTATCGAAAGAGATTTAGGTCTTTCTTATAAACTTTTGCGGGTAGCTAATTCAGTCTTATTAGGTTCAATGCATAAAGTTTATTCTATAAAGCAAGCACTGGTTCGCTTGGGAACAATAGAAATAATGAAATGGATCTATTTAATGATGCTTAAAGAAATACAAACGGTAGAAAATAAAGAATTAATAAGAACAAGCTTGGTCAGAGGAAAACTAATGGAGTATTTAGCTTTTGAACTAGATATGAAGCATAGACACTTAGAGTTCTTCATGACAGGCGTATTTTCGTCTGTTGATGTGCTTGTAAATCAGGATATGGAGGAAATAGTAAAGGCTCTACCACTAACTACTGAGGTAGCAGAAGCATTGGTAGGAGATCGCAATAAGTTAAGAGAAATCCTTGATGGCGTCATCGATTATGAAATGTTTAATTGGAGTGAGACAGAAGGAGAAGAATCTTTCTTGGGTATAACGAGGGAGCGCTTTATGAGGGCATATCTCGAAGCATTAAAATGGGTCATGGAACTAGACTACTAA
- a CDS encoding ABC transporter permease produces MVNFRGIIGFFSGIKMDIKKNPYLYALGIPGFLFFAFFSYLPMFGHVLAFKKYRLSDGIWGSEWVGLDNFKFFFSGHDWINVTRNTLLLNTLFLFMTTVIAILIAVFLNEIRSEVFKKLAQSVIFLPYFISWMVISLMVFALLNFDAGIINRTLVSLGMDKVEWYQDASKWPAIMSIVYVWKFAGYNSIIYLAAITGIPQEVYESAKVDGATRFQMITGITLPMLAPTVITLVLLGIGRIFFGDFGMFYGIIGDNPALYSTTDVIDTFAYRSLRQLGNFSMSSAIVLYQSMMGLVTICLFNFIVKKINKDYSLF; encoded by the coding sequence GTGGTAAATTTTCGAGGTATTATAGGTTTTTTTTCAGGCATAAAAATGGATATTAAAAAGAATCCTTATTTATATGCCCTAGGGATACCGGGTTTTTTGTTTTTTGCTTTCTTTTCCTATTTGCCCATGTTTGGTCATGTACTTGCCTTTAAGAAGTACAGATTGAGTGATGGGATATGGGGAAGTGAGTGGGTAGGCCTTGATAATTTCAAGTTTTTCTTCTCAGGGCATGATTGGATTAATGTCACCCGAAATACACTTTTATTGAATACACTTTTTTTATTTATGACCACTGTTATAGCTATACTCATTGCAGTATTCTTAAATGAAATCCGATCAGAGGTTTTCAAGAAACTAGCACAATCGGTTATTTTTTTGCCTTATTTTATTTCATGGATGGTTATTAGTTTAATGGTTTTTGCCTTGCTTAATTTTGATGCAGGTATTATTAATCGTACACTTGTTTCACTTGGAATGGATAAAGTTGAATGGTACCAAGATGCAAGTAAGTGGCCAGCCATCATGTCAATTGTTTATGTGTGGAAGTTTGCTGGATATAATTCAATTATTTACCTTGCAGCGATCACGGGTATTCCACAAGAGGTTTATGAGAGTGCAAAGGTCGATGGAGCGACTAGGTTTCAGATGATTACAGGAATTACACTTCCTATGCTTGCACCAACGGTTATTACATTAGTATTGCTAGGTATTGGACGCATATTTTTCGGAGATTTTGGGATGTTTTATGGAATTATTGGAGATAATCCAGCACTCTATAGCACAACTGATGTCATTGATACTTTTGCTTATCGTTCATTAAGACAATTAGGTAACTTTAGTATGTCATCTGCAATTGTCTTATATCAGTCTATGATGGGCCTTGTTACGATTTGTTTGTTTAACTTTATAGTTAAGAAAATAAATAAAGATTACAGTTTATTTTAG
- a CDS encoding helix-turn-helix transcriptional regulator: protein MRTRLQEIFRRLMPQKTYQFAFVVTMFMLIIVFIPFSIIISSIFSSYAKTTISKNTISILEKQSENTKELLQTITRYGYKIYDDRNINDWLYKKNQDDLRNTFHTWQALRSYVSLEPSIERVFLINMATETVMDSSSRIYDFNEFYNQEILVDLRNKERVKTGFFISKINSELKLAIITPSRTISSNFFGYTVLIIDAETIKKRFIEDERTRIVILDQNNEVLLGENNPLILEAVYKHIPVKSETVQVKLNSESVSLNYSRIDAFDWTVCQISIQEMQTEVLYIQLWIIAVLILFLIILIIVTFISSRRTYLPFSNLAQKISLVVKGDVKATNKSELETLNEGVEKLIADIHKLDKFVWEHHDVIRTENLRQWILTGHINSYMQKYLEEESEILNKAQIYFTVIRIENYPLIEDEPIFKTQKLYKFAVQNIIEEILRKKGYDIIATDLGVNHIIGILGSDNQIIQNLIDTLDEVREVIGQLLNCQVVIGLSNECNIEDSLREIYEDTLELTNLKFVLGLNKVYVQKEYATYQILHEESYDEDIMTELIQTIRLGRTEQANKLLKKIFIQMKNMPYNECRFQITRLIYTISKTFHTLAIVNGFGDIGSFIGQFNSLTEIEKWLNDLIIEISAKNNNRHNEGRREETFLQITEYINSHLSDPMLSTDEIAEQVSFSTGYLRKWFKEYSGGSISDYILKQRLDSVKKLLEQTDWTVMEIAERTGFQTKSHFFTVFKKHTGTTPNDYRISKRTHV from the coding sequence ATGAGAACAAGGCTACAAGAGATATTCAGACGTTTAATGCCACAGAAAACCTACCAATTTGCATTTGTAGTCACAATGTTTATGTTAATTATTGTATTTATCCCTTTTTCTATAATCATATCGAGTATCTTTTCTTCATATGCCAAAACAACCATTAGTAAGAACACTATTAGTATCCTTGAAAAGCAATCTGAGAACACAAAAGAACTTCTTCAGACTATCACTAGGTATGGCTATAAAATATATGATGATCGAAACATAAATGATTGGCTGTATAAAAAAAATCAAGATGATTTAAGGAATACATTTCATACATGGCAAGCGCTAAGATCCTATGTATCTTTGGAACCTAGCATTGAAAGAGTCTTTTTAATCAATATGGCAACAGAAACTGTAATGGACAGTAGTTCAAGAATATATGATTTTAATGAATTTTATAACCAAGAAATCTTAGTAGATCTTCGAAATAAGGAGCGGGTTAAAACTGGTTTTTTTATTTCAAAGATTAACAGCGAGTTAAAATTAGCTATTATTACGCCATCAAGAACTATTTCCAGTAATTTTTTTGGATATACCGTTCTGATAATTGATGCTGAAACCATTAAAAAACGCTTTATTGAAGATGAACGAACTAGAATCGTCATATTAGATCAAAATAATGAAGTTTTGCTGGGGGAAAATAATCCTTTGATTTTAGAAGCTGTTTATAAGCATATTCCAGTGAAAAGTGAAACAGTACAAGTTAAGTTAAATAGCGAAAGCGTATCACTGAATTATTCTAGAATAGATGCATTCGATTGGACTGTTTGCCAGATAAGTATACAAGAAATGCAAACGGAAGTACTCTATATTCAGCTATGGATTATTGCTGTCTTAATTTTGTTTTTAATTATTCTTATTATAGTAACGTTTATAAGTTCAAGGCGTACCTATCTTCCATTTTCAAATCTTGCCCAAAAGATATCGCTCGTTGTTAAAGGCGATGTGAAAGCGACAAATAAAAGTGAGTTAGAGACTTTAAACGAAGGAGTTGAAAAGTTAATTGCGGACATTCATAAACTGGATAAGTTTGTATGGGAGCACCATGATGTGATTAGGACAGAAAATCTTCGGCAATGGATTTTGACAGGGCACATTAATTCCTATATGCAAAAATATTTAGAAGAAGAATCAGAAATATTAAATAAAGCTCAGATCTATTTCACTGTAATACGTATTGAGAATTATCCTTTAATAGAAGATGAGCCGATTTTTAAAACACAGAAGCTTTATAAATTTGCTGTTCAAAATATAATAGAAGAAATTTTGCGTAAAAAGGGCTATGATATTATTGCTACAGACTTAGGGGTTAATCATATTATTGGAATATTAGGCAGCGATAATCAAATAATACAAAATTTAATTGATACGCTGGATGAAGTGCGTGAAGTGATTGGACAATTATTAAATTGCCAAGTTGTTATAGGACTAAGTAATGAATGTAATATAGAAGATTCACTGCGTGAGATTTATGAAGATACACTAGAACTTACAAATCTTAAATTTGTTTTAGGACTGAATAAGGTTTATGTTCAAAAGGAATATGCAACATATCAAATTCTACATGAAGAATCATATGACGAGGATATTATGACTGAGCTTATTCAAACTATCCGTTTAGGGAGAACAGAACAAGCTAATAAACTACTCAAAAAGATTTTTATTCAGATGAAGAACATGCCTTATAATGAATGTCGTTTTCAGATTACTAGGCTCATCTATACTATTTCGAAGACATTTCATACCTTAGCTATTGTTAATGGGTTTGGAGATATTGGAAGTTTTATTGGACAGTTTAATTCTTTAACTGAAATAGAAAAATGGCTTAATGATTTGATTATAGAAATTAGTGCAAAAAACAACAACCGTCATAACGAGGGTCGACGTGAAGAAACATTTCTCCAAATTACAGAATACATCAATAGTCACCTTTCAGATCCTATGCTTTCCACTGATGAGATAGCAGAGCAAGTTTCATTTTCAACAGGTTATCTTCGTAAGTGGTTTAAAGAGTATAGCGGCGGTTCTATATCTGATTACATATTAAAACAAAGACTTGACTCTGTTAAGAAACTGCTGGAACAAACGGATTGGACTGTAATGGAGATAGCAGAACGTACAGGTTTTCAAACAAAAAGTCACTTTTTTACTGTTTTTAAAAAGCATACGGGGACCACTCCGAATGATTATAGAATTTCAAAAAGAACTCATGTTTAA
- a CDS encoding MASE3 domain-containing protein: MLDIKHRKINKGIYSNIISTFLSILSITFVISLLVLEVLWRKNIEIVHMMLELLSIFIGVATFLIIWSKEEDDNSINTVLGFGFLIVALLDIMHTYYYKYLLLNDIVRGDSSIKYGLAAKLIQVITLCIFAYAPYVRNSNKYINMIKTIIIAGCLFYVFEAHLGWIPSFYDENGITQIKVVLEYLVIIIAVLALYKLKNNLQSEPLIRFEYLYICILLIIPSEICFTLFKNSDSLWVAWGHVLKVFSYVYLYKAVFQSLIHYPYDKLRDSNQRLSEILNAIPISIHTYNKDNRIEFVNDKFEEVFKYPKEKVVGLNTIELSMMLNKSGNKKTGPSLDSLNINEDDTKNIIRTYLDADNKEIKVLIKPHKIKDGVIVLANDVKQEQEIKNLNLQAQVILNAIAVPTIIIDYIGNIAACNDAFADLVEVAYKDIISMNIYELGNIINFSDKELIDAFDIKQFQDDSINCNVETTKGNKKQIKLTTSLITNSYNEKIGGVIVATDISKMREAQSRLINQEKLALVGQMGATIIHETRNFLATIKGNCQLLELYIDDGKIRQYTRKIDAATNEINDIISVFLNLSKPREAQLEEVAFNDLVASMQSTIETSSLMNKVQVLLKLDYHERYILCDETQIRQVILNMCKNAVDAMAEVPEPILHISTGLDDHLDEVFIKISDNGVGIDNKILEKIGTPFFTTKKTGTGLGLNVCYQIIKEHKGRIEVESELGQGTTFTIIIPCIDEALEDII; this comes from the coding sequence ATGCTAGATATAAAACATAGGAAAATCAATAAAGGGATTTATAGTAATATCATTAGTACATTTTTATCTATATTAAGCATTACATTTGTTATTTCTTTATTAGTATTAGAGGTATTATGGCGCAAAAATATTGAAATAGTACATATGATGCTCGAGTTATTAAGTATTTTTATTGGGGTTGCGACCTTCTTAATAATATGGAGTAAAGAAGAAGACGATAACAGCATCAATACTGTACTGGGGTTTGGGTTTTTGATAGTTGCGCTACTTGATATAATGCATACATATTACTATAAATATCTTCTTCTAAATGACATTGTTAGAGGAGATAGTTCAATTAAATACGGCTTAGCAGCCAAGTTGATTCAAGTCATAACTTTATGCATATTTGCTTATGCCCCTTATGTAAGAAATAGCAACAAATATATCAATATGATTAAAACAATAATTATTGCTGGCTGTTTATTTTATGTTTTTGAGGCACACCTAGGATGGATTCCTAGCTTTTATGACGAGAATGGAATCACTCAAATAAAGGTTGTATTAGAATATTTAGTGATTATAATAGCTGTTTTAGCATTATATAAATTGAAAAACAACTTACAAAGTGAACCGCTTATAAGATTTGAATACCTTTATATATGCATTCTTTTAATCATACCTTCTGAGATCTGTTTTACGCTTTTTAAGAATTCAGATTCATTGTGGGTGGCCTGGGGGCATGTATTAAAGGTGTTTAGCTATGTTTATCTTTATAAGGCAGTCTTTCAAAGTTTAATTCATTATCCATATGATAAATTAAGGGATAGTAATCAGCGGTTGTCAGAAATACTTAACGCCATTCCCATCTCTATACATACATATAATAAGGATAATAGAATAGAATTTGTAAATGATAAATTTGAAGAAGTATTTAAGTACCCAAAAGAAAAAGTTGTTGGACTCAATACCATAGAGTTATCAATGATGTTAAATAAATCTGGCAATAAAAAAACAGGTCCCTCACTTGATAGTCTAAATATAAATGAAGATGACACTAAAAATATTATTAGAACATATTTAGATGCTGATAATAAGGAGATCAAGGTTTTGATTAAACCTCATAAGATTAAAGACGGTGTAATTGTACTAGCAAATGATGTAAAACAAGAGCAGGAAATTAAGAACTTAAATCTACAAGCTCAAGTGATATTAAATGCTATAGCAGTACCTACAATAATAATAGATTATATCGGAAATATAGCTGCATGTAATGATGCGTTTGCTGATCTAGTGGAGGTGGCGTATAAAGATATAATCAGTATGAATATATATGAATTAGGGAATATTATAAACTTTAGTGATAAAGAACTTATTGATGCATTCGACATAAAACAATTTCAAGATGATAGTATTAACTGCAACGTTGAGACAACTAAAGGTAATAAAAAACAGATTAAGCTAACAACATCCTTAATTACCAATAGCTATAATGAGAAAATTGGAGGAGTGATTGTTGCGACAGATATATCAAAAATGAGAGAAGCGCAGTCAAGGCTTATCAATCAAGAGAAGTTAGCACTAGTAGGGCAGATGGGGGCGACTATTATCCATGAAACCCGCAATTTTCTTGCGACTATAAAAGGAAATTGTCAGCTCTTAGAACTGTATATAGACGATGGAAAAATAAGACAATATACAAGAAAAATCGATGCAGCGACTAATGAGATTAATGACATTATTAGTGTATTCTTAAATTTATCAAAACCTAGGGAAGCTCAATTAGAAGAAGTTGCATTTAACGACTTGGTTGCTTCTATGCAGAGTACAATAGAAACCTCCTCACTCATGAATAAGGTACAGGTACTTTTAAAACTGGATTATCATGAAAGATATATACTTTGCGATGAAACACAAATTAGACAGGTAATCCTTAATATGTGTAAAAATGCCGTAGATGCGATGGCAGAAGTACCGGAGCCGATCTTACATATTAGCACAGGTCTAGATGATCATTTAGATGAAGTGTTTATCAAAATATCAGACAATGGCGTTGGTATTGATAATAAAATACTTGAAAAGATTGGAACACCATTTTTTACAACAAAGAAAACAGGGACAGGTCTAGGGCTTAACGTTTGTTATCAGATCATAAAGGAGCATAAAGGAAGAATAGAAGTTGAAAGTGAGTTAGGACAAGGAACGACATTTACTATTATCATACCTTGTATAGATGAAGCATTAGAAGATATTATTTAA
- a CDS encoding carbohydrate ABC transporter permease has translation MSNLTLNQRTKIRTSSSDMILKAFIYISIIIVALLCFIPFWIVFINSFASEGAIMQNGFTLIPSKFSLDAYKFILRGAQVWRSYGITIFVTVVGTALAVMVSTMLAYLIASPKVKYRNVIGFMTYFTMIFGSGLVGFYIMIASWLNLKDNILAMILPYVVNPFYVFILVSFFRDLPQELSESAMIDGANDMITFFKIALPVSKPVIATVSLFYALVYWNDWWLALLFMDDYKKHPLQMMIRKLMANVNMAQYVGGATNYGSIIPTMGIQLAIVCITIGPIILLYPFVQKYFVKGIMIGSVKG, from the coding sequence ATGTCAAATCTAACATTAAACCAAAGAACTAAAATAAGGACATCTTCCTCAGATATGATATTAAAAGCTTTTATCTACATATCAATTATTATTGTGGCGTTGCTTTGTTTTATTCCTTTTTGGATTGTATTTATTAATTCTTTTGCGTCCGAGGGCGCTATTATGCAAAATGGTTTTACACTTATCCCATCTAAATTTAGTTTAGACGCCTATAAGTTTATTCTAAGAGGGGCTCAGGTATGGAGAAGCTATGGCATTACAATTTTTGTAACGGTAGTTGGCACTGCTCTTGCAGTGATGGTTTCTACTATGCTTGCGTATCTTATTGCCAGTCCAAAAGTAAAATATCGAAATGTGATTGGATTTATGACCTATTTCACAATGATTTTTGGCTCTGGCCTTGTAGGCTTTTATATTATGATTGCATCATGGCTTAACCTAAAAGATAATATTTTAGCCATGATTTTACCGTATGTTGTTAACCCGTTTTATGTTTTTATTTTAGTCAGCTTTTTTAGAGACTTACCACAAGAACTTTCAGAATCAGCTATGATTGATGGAGCTAATGATATGATTACCTTTTTTAAAATTGCACTTCCAGTTTCAAAACCAGTTATTGCAACAGTATCACTATTTTATGCATTAGTCTACTGGAATGACTGGTGGCTTGCTTTATTATTTATGGACGATTATAAAAAGCATCCATTACAGATGATGATTCGTAAACTTATGGCCAATGTAAACATGGCCCAGTATGTAGGCGGGGCAACAAATTATGGTTCTATAATCCCAACTATGGGAATTCAATTAGCTATTGTATGTATCACAATAGGACCTATTATTCTGCTCTATCCATTTGTCCAGAAATATTTTGTAAAGGGCATAATGATTGGATCAGTTAAAGGATAA
- a CDS encoding HelD family protein translates to MENNQYELEFENQRLEQTISLAKSQLDKARAWNEENKAEIIAAKKEMRENTSHTISGLWSSEGFEALAALSQYVNPVINKIADFEAAESRISLLEQLTQSPYFARIDFKFEGEDVPENIYIGRSSLMDEDSYDIYVYDWRSPIASAFYRFVLGPAFYEAPNGKIAGEMSLKRQYEIKKGVLEYFFDADVQIVDEFLRKLLSQNTSPTMKTIVETIQKEQDIVIRDMENELMMVQGVAGSGKTSIALHRAAYLMYQGLSSRLAANNIIIISPNALFEQYISHVLPELGEENVVSMVFEEILAQILQNEHIQTRNQFLEHLITSHGYRELIKSSIEFKTSHQFLEVVRRFVDDLPHRWIEFEDVYYDGEHIISKEILKDKILSGRANTLLGFKLKQLEDFILELIRESHNERLNKSEELMIKKDIQKFTEINVYQLYRKLVSDKFYFYSLAEDLELPDNMDAILTFTQENLSTDLLYYDDAVAISFLTLKLNGTNDYKSIKQVVIDEAQDYYPLHYEIFNLLFPNAKYTILGDINQTLEKQEDLSLYEQIKSILNKKKSSLITMNKSFRCTHEILEFGSKFIEQGLEIKNFSRKGDEPQVYVVANQTALDDNILSEIKLCLEKGYHSIGLICKTEKNACSLFERLKDRIPIQLITEESKATLQGVFIIPVYMSKGLEFDAVLVCDGDSDQYNSQDDKKLLYIACTRALHRLNLFSAGDVSPLLSF, encoded by the coding sequence ATGGAAAATAATCAGTATGAACTAGAATTTGAAAATCAAAGGTTAGAGCAAACTATATCTTTAGCGAAAAGCCAGCTTGATAAGGCAAGAGCGTGGAATGAAGAAAATAAGGCAGAGATTATTGCTGCTAAAAAGGAGATGCGTGAAAATACGTCACACACTATATCAGGCCTCTGGAGCAGCGAAGGATTTGAAGCGCTTGCTGCATTAAGCCAATATGTGAATCCGGTTATAAATAAGATCGCAGACTTTGAAGCTGCAGAAAGCAGAATTTCGCTTCTAGAGCAACTTACACAGTCTCCTTATTTTGCGCGCATCGATTTTAAATTTGAGGGTGAAGATGTACCGGAGAACATATATATCGGACGTTCTTCACTAATGGATGAAGATTCCTACGACATATATGTTTATGACTGGAGATCACCTATAGCAAGTGCCTTTTACCGTTTTGTATTGGGACCAGCATTTTATGAAGCGCCTAACGGAAAAATAGCAGGTGAGATGAGTCTAAAACGCCAATATGAAATCAAAAAAGGCGTATTGGAGTACTTTTTTGATGCAGACGTTCAAATTGTAGATGAGTTTTTAAGAAAATTGCTGTCTCAAAATACTTCTCCAACGATGAAAACCATCGTAGAAACAATACAGAAAGAACAAGACATTGTCATAAGAGATATGGAAAATGAGTTAATGATGGTGCAGGGCGTAGCAGGAAGCGGAAAAACTTCTATTGCCCTTCATAGAGCTGCCTACCTTATGTATCAAGGGTTGTCCTCTAGGCTAGCGGCTAATAATATAATCATTATCTCGCCGAATGCTTTATTTGAACAGTATATCTCTCACGTATTACCGGAACTTGGAGAAGAAAATGTTGTTTCTATGGTGTTTGAAGAAATACTAGCCCAAATACTGCAAAATGAGCATATACAAACTAGAAATCAATTTTTAGAACACTTAATTACAAGTCATGGCTACCGAGAGCTTATAAAAAGTAGCATAGAATTTAAAACCTCACATCAGTTTTTAGAAGTTGTGAGGCGTTTTGTGGATGATTTACCCCACAGGTGGATAGAGTTTGAAGATGTTTATTATGATGGGGAGCATATTATAAGTAAAGAAATATTAAAAGATAAAATATTATCAGGAAGAGCCAATACGCTTTTAGGTTTTAAATTAAAGCAATTAGAGGATTTTATCTTAGAGTTAATACGTGAGTCACACAACGAACGGCTTAATAAATCAGAAGAATTGATGATAAAAAAGGACATCCAGAAATTTACTGAAATTAACGTCTACCAGCTTTATAGAAAGTTAGTAAGTGATAAATTTTACTTTTATAGTTTAGCTGAAGATTTAGAGCTTCCCGATAATATGGACGCTATTTTAACTTTCACTCAGGAAAATCTATCTACAGATTTGCTATACTATGACGATGCTGTGGCTATCTCTTTTTTAACATTGAAGTTAAATGGAACTAATGACTATAAAAGCATCAAACAAGTTGTTATTGATGAAGCTCAGGATTATTACCCGCTACATTATGAAATATTCAATTTATTGTTTCCAAATGCCAAGTATACGATCTTGGGAGATATCAATCAAACGCTTGAAAAACAAGAAGACTTATCTCTGTACGAACAAATTAAGAGTATCTTAAATAAGAAAAAGTCATCTCTTATTACAATGAATAAAAGCTTTCGATGTACCCATGAAATTTTAGAATTTGGCTCAAAGTTTATTGAACAAGGCTTAGAAATAAAAAACTTCAGCCGAAAAGGTGATGAACCACAAGTCTATGTGGTTGCTAATCAAACAGCACTTGATGATAATATTCTTTCTGAAATTAAGCTATGTTTAGAAAAGGGCTATCATTCAATCGGACTTATCTGCAAAACTGAAAAGAATGCCTGTTCTCTTTTTGAGCGTTTAAAAGACAGAATCCCTATTCAGCTCATAACAGAAGAGAGCAAAGCCACACTGCAAGGGGTATTTATTATACCTGTCTATATGTCCAAAGGACTTGAGTTTGATGCTGTTTTAGTATGTGATGGGGATAGCGATCAGTATAACAGTCAAGACGATAAAAAACTTTTATACATTGCATGCACAAGGGCACTGCACAGACTCAATTTATTCAGCGCAGGAGATGTTAGTCCGTTGTTATCATTTTAA
- a CDS encoding CAP domain-containing protein, translating into MKINKKLSKLNLSLLASFVVLVGSSSVFASATPNCAPTTRLNGANFRTAQTSCSVPGLCKTQRACQTQASCKTSNACKTSASCKTSANCKVQAAAKAPAAVNTPAPAPTTVKPPTQTPPKAPATPQTPTAPTNSVAAYENKVLELVNIERQKSGLKPLQMDEAVRNVARKKSEDMQAKKYFSHTSPTYGSPFDMMKQFGISYRTAGENIAMGQRTPEEVVKAWMNSPGHRANILKAEFTHIGVGYVANGSYWTQMFIGK; encoded by the coding sequence ATGAAAATAAATAAAAAATTATCTAAACTTAACTTATCATTACTTGCATCATTTGTTGTGCTCGTTGGCTCATCCAGTGTGTTTGCCAGTGCCACACCAAACTGTGCACCAACTACAAGGTTAAACGGTGCAAACTTTAGAACAGCTCAAACAAGTTGCAGTGTGCCAGGTCTTTGTAAAACACAGCGTGCATGTCAGACACAGGCTTCATGCAAAACATCAAATGCATGTAAAACCTCAGCTTCATGTAAAACTTCAGCAAACTGCAAGGTACAAGCTGCTGCTAAAGCACCAGCGGCTGTAAATACGCCTGCACCTGCACCAACTACAGTTAAGCCACCAACTCAAACACCACCAAAAGCTCCAGCAACACCTCAGACCCCCACAGCACCAACAAATTCCGTAGCTGCATATGAAAACAAAGTATTAGAGCTTGTTAATATTGAGCGTCAAAAGAGTGGTCTTAAGCCGCTTCAAATGGATGAAGCAGTTCGTAATGTAGCACGTAAGAAATCTGAAGATATGCAGGCTAAAAAGTACTTCTCTCATACAAGTCCAACTTATGGTTCACCATTTGATATGATGAAACAATTTGGTATCAGTTATAGAACCGCCGGCGAAAATATCGCCATGGGTCAAAGAACACCTGAGGAAGTTGTTAAAGCTTGGATGAATAGTCCAGGTCATAGAGCAAATATCTTAAAAGCTGAATTTACACATATCGGCGTAGGCTATGTTGCAAACGGCAGCTACTGGACACAAATGTTCATTGGAAAATAA